One stretch of Paracoccus liaowanqingii DNA includes these proteins:
- a CDS encoding helix-turn-helix transcriptional regulator, with amino-acid sequence MLNDLIPNFDDEIAQMHALAPSGWIMGFNLTYKGPEHLYNAYPDAWRAIYEERNYFFGDPIAMWTMTHDGHARWSEVRIPDLRGVMRAAKRFRLNHGVAISRKVAGKRSFLTLSHPDREFTDDEIARCTARFHLWTDMVLNRAALTAAELDVLRCFRDGLGQIETAGHLGIAESTVKQRALKACSKLGAKSRTQAVAIAVARNYL; translated from the coding sequence ATGCTGAATGACCTGATCCCGAATTTTGACGACGAGATCGCGCAGATGCATGCGCTGGCGCCCTCGGGCTGGATCATGGGGTTCAACCTGACCTACAAGGGCCCCGAGCATCTCTACAACGCCTATCCCGACGCCTGGCGCGCGATCTACGAAGAGCGCAACTACTTCTTCGGCGATCCGATCGCGATGTGGACGATGACCCATGACGGCCATGCCCGCTGGTCCGAGGTGCGCATCCCCGACCTGCGCGGCGTCATGCGTGCGGCCAAGCGGTTCCGGCTGAACCACGGGGTGGCGATCTCGCGCAAGGTGGCGGGCAAGCGGTCGTTCCTGACGCTGTCGCATCCCGACCGCGAGTTCACCGATGACGAGATCGCGCGCTGCACCGCGCGCTTCCACCTGTGGACCGACATGGTGCTGAACCGCGCCGCCCTGACCGCGGCCGAGCTGGACGTGCTGCGCTGCTTTCGCGACGGGCTGGGGCAGATCGAGACCGCGGGCCATCTGGGCATCGCGGAATCCACGGTCAAGCAGCGGGCCCTGAAGGCCTGCAGCAAGCTGGGCGCGAAAAGCCGCACCCAGGCCGTCGCCATCGCCGTGGCGCGCAATTATCTGTGA
- a CDS encoding acyl-homoserine-lactone synthase, with the protein MAHSTSDIQVDTIILPRDMHRFDLVASFFRLRKQIFVDRMAWPLHHAEGIEFEQYDTFDTVYVIAHQDGRAVGGARLKRTDCSFGGGTVRYSYMIRDAHLGLLPGMPTNLCHGEPPVDPQSWELTRFAALPLPGLAERILEASNTHLHRIGASDCLFLGPPAFLRMATRLGWTPRKMGDLVGNDDGKFLAFACAVRQPQMAA; encoded by the coding sequence ATGGCGCATTCCACGTCCGATATTCAGGTCGACACGATCATCCTGCCCCGCGACATGCACCGCTTCGATCTGGTGGCCAGCTTCTTCCGGCTGCGCAAGCAGATCTTCGTGGACCGCATGGCCTGGCCCTTGCACCACGCCGAAGGCATCGAGTTCGAGCAATACGACACCTTCGACACCGTCTACGTGATCGCCCATCAAGATGGTCGCGCGGTCGGTGGCGCGCGGCTGAAGCGCACCGACTGTTCCTTCGGGGGCGGCACGGTGCGCTATTCCTACATGATCCGCGACGCGCATCTGGGGCTGCTGCCGGGCATGCCCACCAATCTGTGCCATGGCGAACCCCCGGTCGATCCGCAGTCCTGGGAACTGACGCGCTTTGCCGCCCTGCCGCTGCCGGGCCTTGCCGAGCGCATCCTGGAGGCGTCGAACACCCATCTGCACCGGATCGGCGCATCGGACTGCCTGTTCCTGGGTCCGCCCGCCTTCCTGCGGATGGCCACGCGGCTTGGCTGGACGCCCCGGAAGATGGGCGATCTGGTCGGCAATGACGACGGCAAGTTCCTGGCCTTCGCCTGCGCCGTGCGCCAGCCGCAGATGGCCGCCTAG
- a CDS encoding PhnE/PtxC family ABC transporter permease has translation MARPASPRLSRSPRLSRPGVVAGFVLLALVCLPLADLAVAGHDPWAALARMGQGFLSPDFSAIEQIARAVALTVAFAVAGVALGGLAGLVLAPFYRLRPVRWLAIALRSVHELFWALLLLQVLGISVWTGVLAIALPYAGIFAKVLSEILDESDPRPGLWLGPRVDPLTRFLWARAPLAVPEMATYALYRLECGLRSSAVLGFVGLPTLGYQLDTFFRQGDYGAAGAVMAIYIALIAGVRVWMRPRLVVLWLGFAVVMLGRVTSPPMGQGALWRFLSSDIVPAPLRQGDPAALLPWLWDLATVAILPGLAATLIVAQLALVLAGAVAFAAQALIVPRVTGRVGAALGHLVLVILRSFPEYMLAYLFLQVWGPSMLPAILALGLHNGAIIGHLLGRQATGLALRPDAPRGLTLWGWELAPRLFAPFVALCLYRWEIIIRESAIMGILGIATLGFYLDDAIGELRMDRAVVILAATGLVTVGIDALSRAIRARLGAKDLQQHAARPGGAPGQASIC, from the coding sequence ATGGCTAGGCCTGCGTCCCCCCGCCTGTCGCGGTCCCCCCGTCTGTCACGCCCCGGCGTGGTGGCGGGGTTCGTCCTGCTGGCCCTGGTCTGCCTGCCGCTGGCCGATCTGGCCGTCGCGGGGCACGATCCCTGGGCCGCGCTGGCGCGGATGGGGCAGGGCTTCCTGTCCCCTGATTTCAGCGCCATCGAGCAGATCGCCCGCGCCGTCGCCCTGACCGTGGCCTTCGCCGTGGCGGGGGTGGCGCTTGGCGGGCTGGCCGGGCTGGTGCTGGCGCCCTTCTATCGCCTCAGGCCCGTGCGCTGGCTGGCCATCGCGCTGCGATCCGTGCACGAGCTGTTCTGGGCGCTGCTGCTTCTCCAGGTGCTGGGCATCAGCGTCTGGACCGGCGTTCTGGCCATCGCGCTGCCCTATGCGGGCATCTTCGCCAAGGTCCTGTCCGAGATCCTGGACGAGTCCGATCCCCGCCCGGGCCTGTGGCTGGGCCCGCGCGTCGATCCCCTGACGCGGTTCCTCTGGGCCCGCGCGCCGCTGGCTGTGCCCGAGATGGCGACCTATGCGCTCTACCGGCTGGAATGCGGGCTGCGGTCCTCGGCGGTGCTGGGCTTCGTCGGGCTGCCGACGCTTGGCTATCAGCTGGACACCTTTTTCCGGCAGGGGGATTACGGCGCGGCGGGCGCGGTCATGGCGATCTATATCGCACTGATCGCCGGCGTGCGGGTCTGGATGCGGCCCCGGCTGGTGGTCCTGTGGCTGGGCTTTGCCGTGGTGATGCTGGGCCGCGTCACCTCGCCGCCGATGGGGCAGGGGGCGCTGTGGCGGTTTTTGTCCAGCGACATCGTTCCCGCGCCCTTGCGGCAGGGCGATCCGGCCGCGCTGCTGCCATGGCTGTGGGATCTGGCCACCGTCGCGATCCTGCCGGGGCTTGCCGCGACGCTGATCGTGGCGCAGCTGGCGCTGGTGCTGGCCGGCGCCGTGGCCTTCGCCGCGCAGGCGCTGATCGTGCCGCGCGTGACAGGGCGCGTGGGCGCGGCGCTTGGGCATCTGGTGCTGGTGATCCTGCGGTCCTTTCCCGAATACATGCTGGCCTACCTGTTCCTGCAGGTCTGGGGGCCGTCCATGCTGCCCGCCATCCTGGCCCTGGGCCTGCACAACGGCGCCATCATCGGCCATCTGCTGGGGCGGCAGGCCACGGGCCTCGCGCTGCGCCCCGACGCGCCGCGCGGGCTGACGCTGTGGGGGTGGGAGCTGGCGCCGCGCCTCTTCGCGCCCTTCGTGGCGCTGTGCTTGTATCGGTGGGAGATCATCATCCGCGAATCCGCGATCATGGGGATCCTGGGCATCGCCACCCTGGGATTCTATCTGGACGACGCGATCGGAGAGCTGCGCATGGACCGCGCAGTCGTCATCCTGGCCGCGACCGGGCTGGTCACGGTCGGCATCGACGCGCTGTCGCGCGCGATCCGCGCCCGGCTTGGCGCGAAAGATCTGCAGCAGCACGCCGCGCGGCCGGGGGGTGCCCCCGGCCAGGCGTCCATCTGCTAG
- a CDS encoding ATP-binding cassette domain-containing protein, with translation MLRLDGADLGYGGAPVLADVRLHVAPGERVALLGRSGSGKSTLLAALHGVAQARGLRVALVPQDAALVPQLSALRNVLMGRLDDHGAWRNLRTLVRPSAPDRAAALADLARVGLTPEADRAVEGLSGGQKQRVALARALHRGGELILGDEPLSAVDPRQSGALAEVLRAAFPTAILALHDVAIARAFATRVIGLRQGRFLFDLPVGDLDATRIEALYG, from the coding sequence ATGCTGCGTCTGGACGGGGCCGATCTGGGCTATGGCGGCGCCCCCGTGCTGGCCGACGTGCGACTGCATGTCGCGCCCGGCGAGCGGGTGGCGCTGCTGGGGCGCAGCGGGTCGGGCAAGTCGACGCTGCTGGCGGCGCTGCACGGCGTGGCGCAGGCGCGCGGGCTGCGGGTCGCGCTGGTGCCGCAGGACGCGGCGCTGGTCCCGCAGCTGAGCGCGCTGCGCAACGTGCTGATGGGGCGGCTGGACGATCACGGCGCCTGGCGCAACCTGCGCACCCTGGTCCGGCCCTCGGCCCCCGACCGGGCGGCGGCGCTGGCCGATCTGGCCCGCGTCGGCCTGACGCCCGAGGCCGACCGCGCCGTCGAGGGGCTGTCGGGCGGGCAGAAGCAGCGCGTGGCGCTGGCCCGCGCCCTGCACCGGGGCGGCGAGCTGATCCTGGGCGACGAGCCCCTCTCCGCCGTCGATCCCCGCCAGTCCGGGGCCTTGGCCGAGGTGCTGCGCGCGGCCTTCCCGACCGCGATCCTGGCGCTGCATGACGTGGCCATCGCCCGCGCCTTCGCCACGCGGGTGATCGGGCTGCGGCAGGGGCGGTTCCTCTTCGATCTGCCGGTGGGCGATCTGGATGCGACGCGGATCGAGGCGCTTTATGGCTAG
- a CDS encoding putative selenate ABC transporter substrate-binding protein, with amino-acid sequence MTLRLTAPILAAGLLLAGMAHAQDTLYFSAIPDEDETRLAERFGAVAEYLSEELDVPVQFVPVKSYPAAVTAFRNDQVQLAWFGGLSGVQARLVVPGARAIAQGDEDTSFVSYFIAHTDTGLTQSDDFPEAARGMSFTFGAKTSTSGRLMPEFAIRENTGEAPEEFFDRVGFSGDHSQTLRLVASGAWQVGALNFTVYDQAVADGAPEVETAKVIWQTPPYPDYNWTIRGDVDARWGEGFADRVQAALIGMDDPDLLAAFPRNAFIAATNDDYAPIEEVGRQLDLLE; translated from the coding sequence ATGACCTTGCGCCTGACTGCCCCGATCCTTGCCGCCGGCCTCTTGCTGGCCGGCATGGCCCATGCCCAGGACACGCTCTATTTCTCGGCCATCCCCGACGAGGACGAGACGCGCCTGGCCGAACGCTTCGGCGCGGTCGCCGAATACCTGTCCGAGGAGCTGGACGTGCCGGTCCAGTTCGTGCCGGTGAAGTCGTATCCCGCCGCGGTCACCGCCTTCCGCAACGACCAGGTGCAATTGGCCTGGTTCGGCGGGTTGTCGGGCGTGCAGGCGCGGCTGGTCGTGCCGGGCGCCCGCGCCATCGCCCAAGGCGACGAGGACACCAGTTTCGTCAGCTATTTCATCGCCCATACCGATACGGGGCTGACGCAATCCGACGATTTCCCCGAGGCCGCGCGGGGCATGTCCTTCACCTTCGGGGCCAAGACCTCGACCTCGGGGCGGCTGATGCCCGAGTTCGCCATCCGCGAGAATACCGGCGAGGCGCCCGAGGAGTTCTTCGACCGCGTGGGCTTCTCGGGCGATCACAGCCAGACGCTGCGGCTGGTCGCCTCGGGCGCCTGGCAAGTGGGGGCGCTGAACTTCACCGTCTATGACCAGGCGGTGGCCGACGGCGCCCCCGAGGTCGAGACGGCCAAGGTCATCTGGCAGACGCCGCCCTATCCCGATTACAACTGGACGATCCGCGGCGACGTGGACGCGCGGTGGGGCGAGGGGTTCGCCGACCGCGTGCAGGCGGCGCTGATCGGCATGGACGATCCCGACCTGCTGGCGGCCTTCCCCCGCAATGCCTTCATCGCCGCCACGAACGACGATTACGCCCCCATCGAAGAGGTCGGCCGCCAGCTGGACCTGCTGGAGTAA
- the fdxH gene encoding formate dehydrogenase subunit beta, protein MANSPTTAVSNPPVQPTEAYFDARDIVRISATRNVPQPDRQLEKLAKLIDVSKCIGCKACQSACVEWNDTHPEIEENVGVYENPHDLTPNMFTLMRFAEWENPATNDLEWLIRKDGCMHCEDPGCLKACPAPGAIVQYSNGIVDFVKDNCIGCGYCVTGCPFDIPRISQVDHKSYKCTLCSDRVAVGQGPACAKACPTQAIVFGTKADMQAHAETRIEDLKSRGYENAGLYDPAGVGGTHVMYVLHHADKPGIYNDLAENPRISPIVEGWKGVTKTAGLAAIGLAAIGATLHGLLARGNEVEEHDTEAAKTLVVEGRDPDEPHDKGGHL, encoded by the coding sequence ATGGCCAACAGCCCGACCACGGCGGTCTCGAACCCGCCCGTGCAGCCGACCGAGGCCTATTTCGATGCGCGCGACATCGTGCGCATCTCGGCCACCCGGAACGTGCCGCAACCCGACCGCCAGCTGGAGAAGCTGGCCAAGCTGATCGATGTGTCCAAATGCATCGGCTGCAAGGCCTGCCAATCCGCCTGCGTGGAATGGAACGACACGCATCCCGAGATCGAGGAGAACGTGGGGGTCTACGAGAACCCACACGACCTGACGCCGAACATGTTCACCCTGATGCGCTTTGCGGAATGGGAGAACCCGGCGACGAACGATCTGGAATGGCTGATCCGCAAGGACGGCTGCATGCATTGCGAGGATCCGGGCTGCCTCAAGGCCTGCCCGGCCCCCGGTGCCATCGTGCAGTATTCCAACGGGATCGTCGATTTCGTGAAGGACAACTGCATCGGTTGCGGCTATTGCGTCACCGGCTGTCCCTTCGACATCCCGCGCATCAGCCAGGTCGATCATAAAAGCTACAAGTGCACGCTCTGTTCGGATCGCGTCGCGGTGGGCCAGGGCCCTGCCTGTGCGAAGGCCTGCCCCACGCAGGCCATCGTCTTCGGCACCAAGGCCGACATGCAGGCCCATGCCGAGACGCGGATCGAGGATCTGAAGTCGCGCGGCTACGAGAACGCAGGCCTCTACGACCCCGCGGGCGTCGGCGGCACGCATGTGATGTACGTGCTGCACCATGCCGACAAGCCGGGCATCTACAACGATCTGGCTGAGAACCCCCGCATCTCGCCCATCGTCGAGGGCTGGAAGGGCGTCACCAAGACCGCCGGTCTGGCCGCCATCGGCCTGGCCGCCATCGGCGCCACGCTGCACGGGCTTCTGGCCCGCGGCAACGAGGTTGAGGAGCATGACACCGAGGCCGCCAAGACGCTGGTGGTCGAGGGTCGCGATCCCGACGAGCCGCATGACAAGGGGGGGCATCTCTGA
- a CDS encoding formate dehydrogenase subunit gamma, with amino-acid sequence MAPRPYYSERGDRIESRAPVEVSRYRGFTRANHWVTAFCLIALALSGLALFDPALYFLTALFGGGQITRWIHPIIGVALFVSFALMFIQLWRLNMPKPEDTTWVTKIGDVVKGNEDNLPELGKYNAGQKFVFWGMTGLIVVLIVSGVLIWQQVVGHLVSVPVRRVAVLVHALAAVAIILVFIMHVYAAIWTRGTLRAMTRGTVTGGWAWRHHRKWLREIASRDTKGPAE; translated from the coding sequence ATGGCGCCGCGCCCCTATTATTCGGAACGCGGCGACCGCATCGAAAGCCGTGCCCCGGTCGAGGTGAGTCGCTATCGCGGCTTCACCCGGGCCAACCACTGGGTCACGGCCTTCTGCTTGATCGCGCTGGCCCTGTCGGGGCTGGCGCTGTTCGACCCGGCCCTGTACTTCCTGACCGCCCTCTTCGGCGGCGGGCAGATCACCCGCTGGATCCATCCGATCATCGGCGTGGCGCTGTTCGTCAGCTTCGCGCTGATGTTCATCCAGCTGTGGCGCCTGAACATGCCCAAGCCCGAGGACACGACCTGGGTCACCAAGATCGGCGACGTGGTCAAGGGCAACGAGGACAACCTGCCGGAACTGGGCAAGTACAATGCCGGGCAGAAATTCGTCTTCTGGGGCATGACCGGGCTGATCGTCGTGCTGATCGTCTCGGGCGTGCTGATCTGGCAGCAGGTCGTGGGCCATCTGGTCAGCGTGCCGGTGCGCCGCGTCGCGGTGCTGGTGCATGCGCTGGCGGCGGTGGCGATCATCCTGGTCTTCATCATGCATGTCTATGCCGCCATCTGGACGCGCGGCACGCTGCGGGCGATGACCCGGGGCACCGTGACCGGCGGATGGGCCTGGCGCCATCACCGCAAATGGCTGCGAGAGATCGCCAGCCGCGACACAAAGGGACCGGCAGAGTAA
- the fdhE gene encoding formate dehydrogenase accessory protein FdhE has protein sequence MTRFPQPDPSAIGGVPTAPLAFLPDPARLFATRAKRLDFLAGHSANLGPWLAFLGRLSDLQARLARDLPPATPLSPERVQLARESRMPPLDRRAEATDPQLHDILDRVLTAAADLEMPDPARMALLAVSSAPLGDRHWLLENILSDTVPEDSVAPHLFAALAVQLHMARRAATLEARQLVAIRTGVCPACGGRPATSSVIGVGDLDGVRYAACACCQTQWNEVRLTCLCCGSTAAISYRSVETTEATVRAEVCGDCDSWVKILYQNKNHSLEPVADDVASLGLDLMMKDTGLRRGGVNPFLTGF, from the coding sequence ATGACCCGCTTTCCCCAACCCGACCCCTCCGCGATCGGCGGCGTGCCCACCGCGCCCCTGGCCTTCCTGCCCGATCCGGCGCGGCTGTTTGCGACCCGCGCCAAGCGGCTGGACTTCCTGGCCGGGCACAGCGCCAATCTGGGGCCCTGGCTTGCCTTCCTGGGCAGGCTGTCGGACCTGCAGGCGCGGCTGGCCCGCGACCTGCCCCCCGCCACTCCCCTGTCCCCCGAGCGCGTGCAGCTGGCCCGCGAAAGCCGCATGCCGCCGCTGGACCGTCGGGCCGAGGCGACCGATCCGCAGCTGCACGACATCCTGGACCGGGTGCTGACGGCGGCGGCTGATCTCGAGATGCCCGACCCTGCCCGGATGGCGCTGCTGGCGGTCAGTTCGGCCCCGCTTGGCGACCGGCACTGGCTGCTGGAGAACATCCTGTCCGACACCGTGCCCGAGGACAGCGTCGCCCCGCATCTGTTCGCGGCGTTGGCGGTGCAGCTGCACATGGCGCGCCGCGCCGCGACGCTGGAGGCGCGCCAGCTGGTCGCGATCCGCACCGGGGTCTGCCCCGCCTGCGGGGGGCGGCCCGCGACATCCTCGGTCATCGGGGTGGGCGATCTGGACGGCGTGCGCTATGCCGCCTGCGCCTGCTGCCAGACGCAATGGAACGAGGTGCGGCTGACCTGCCTCTGCTGCGGGTCCACCGCCGCGATCAGCTATCGCAGCGTCGAGACGACCGAGGCGACCGTCCGGGCCGAGGTCTGCGGCGATTGCGATTCGTGGGTCAAGATCCTCTACCAGAACAAGAACCACAGCCTGGAGCCGGTGGCGGATGACGTGGCCAGCTTGGGCCTCGATCTGATGATGAAGGACACCGGCCTTCGGCGCGGGGGCGTGAACCCCTTCCTGACCGGGTTCTGA
- the selA gene encoding L-seryl-tRNA(Sec) selenium transferase, producing the protein MSGFRALPAVDQLLAALPALVEDHGRQAVTQAARARLDAARAAIREGADGASEAARLPHLLAADLAGQAATRLRPILNLTGTVLHTNLGRAILADEAIAAARAAMAAPLALEYDLQTGGRGQRDDHLRGLLCELTGAEDATIVNNNAAAVLIALNTFGLGRDSLVSRGELIEIGGAFRMPDIMARAGTHLVEVGTTNRTHPRDYMDAITERTGLILKVHTSNYRIEGFTTEVAAPDLAALAKTAGVIMMNDLGAGSLVDLSRWGLRREPTVAEAVAEGADLITFSGDKLLGGPQAGFILGRRDLIAQINRNPMKRALRLDKIRIAALEATLRLYRDPDRLDRRLPVLRMLSRPQADIAAQAARLAPQVAALLPGHAVTATDCASQIGSGSLPTDTIPSAGLRITGAGGDAPDRLAARLRALPRPVLGHIHAGAVILDLRCLGADGDLLDALAP; encoded by the coding sequence ATGTCGGGCTTTCGTGCGCTGCCCGCCGTCGACCAGCTGCTGGCCGCCCTGCCCGCGCTGGTCGAGGATCATGGCCGTCAGGCCGTGACGCAGGCCGCGCGCGCCCGGCTGGACGCGGCCCGCGCGGCCATCCGCGAGGGTGCCGACGGCGCCTCCGAGGCCGCGCGCCTGCCGCATCTGCTGGCCGCCGATCTGGCGGGGCAGGCCGCGACCCGGCTGCGGCCGATCCTGAACCTGACCGGCACGGTCCTGCACACCAATCTGGGCCGCGCGATCCTGGCAGACGAGGCCATCGCCGCCGCCCGCGCCGCCATGGCCGCGCCATTGGCCCTGGAATACGACCTTCAGACGGGCGGGCGCGGCCAGCGCGACGACCACCTGCGCGGGCTGCTGTGCGAGCTGACGGGGGCCGAGGACGCCACCATCGTCAACAACAACGCCGCCGCCGTGCTGATCGCGCTCAACACCTTCGGTCTGGGGCGCGACAGCCTCGTCTCGCGCGGCGAGCTGATCGAGATCGGCGGCGCCTTCCGCATGCCCGACATCATGGCCCGCGCCGGCACCCATCTGGTCGAGGTCGGCACCACCAACCGCACCCATCCCCGCGACTATATGGATGCGATCACCGAGCGGACGGGCCTGATCCTCAAGGTCCACACCTCGAACTATCGCATCGAGGGCTTCACGACCGAGGTCGCGGCCCCCGATCTGGCGGCGCTGGCGAAGACGGCGGGCGTCATCATGATGAACGACCTTGGCGCCGGGTCGCTGGTCGATCTGTCCCGGTGGGGGCTGCGCCGCGAACCCACCGTGGCCGAGGCAGTGGCCGAGGGCGCCGACCTCATCACCTTCTCGGGCGACAAGCTCTTGGGCGGCCCGCAGGCGGGCTTCATCCTGGGCCGCCGCGACCTGATCGCCCAGATCAACAGGAACCCGATGAAACGCGCCCTGCGGCTGGACAAGATCCGCATCGCGGCGCTGGAGGCGACGCTGCGCCTCTATCGCGATCCCGACCGGCTGGACCGGCGCCTGCCGGTGCTGCGGATGCTGTCGCGCCCGCAGGCGGACATCGCCGCGCAGGCCGCGCGGCTGGCCCCGCAGGTGGCGGCGCTGCTGCCGGGTCACGCGGTGACGGCGACCGATTGCGCCAGCCAGATCGGCTCGGGCTCGCTGCCCACCGACACCATTCCCTCGGCAGGGCTGCGGATCACCGGGGCGGGGGGCGATGCGCCCGACCGGCTGGCCGCACGGCTGCGCGCCCTGCCCCGCCCGGTGCTGGGCCATATCCATGCGGGCGCGGTGATCCTGGACCTGCGCTGCCTCGGCGCCGACGGCGACCTGCTGGACGCACTGGCGCCATGA
- the selB gene encoding selenocysteine-specific translation elongation factor, producing the protein MIVGTAGHIDHGKTALVKALTGTDADRLAEEKARGITIDLGFAYADLGGGAVTGFVDVPGHERLIHTMLAGAGGIDLALLVVACDDGVMPQTREHLAILDLLGLPRGLVALTKADLADDARRTQVTAQIRETLAGSALADAPILPVSTVTGEGIEALRAALLAAEAETTARAALGPFRLAVDRSFTLQGAGTVVTGTVLTGRIAVGDAVTVSPSGITARVRAIHAQNRPATEGLAGQRCALNLAGEDVTKDALHRGDIVLSPALHAPTARIDARLTVLAGEPKPIGTWFPARLHSHAAEVGARIVPLSDPIAPGEAGPVQIVLDRPIAAAIGDRFILRDVSASRTIGGGRFLDLRPPARKRRTPERLALIEAARAPDPLTALLAIAPQDMTVFARDRSLSPDQAQAALAAAGGTTVAGLALSPAHLDALRTGITEHLTQFHEANPDLPGLGRERLRLALTPRLPKDAFLALLRIESDAGRIVPDGAFLRLPGHEVRLSPEDEAIWDRIHPALLGDLRYRPPRVRDFATEFGADEKDIRRILRLTQKLGRTDQIAHDHFFAREVTAAMVAILRDVADATPDGWFTAPLFRDRVQNGRKVAIEILDFFDRHGVTLRRGDLRRLNPHRLDLFGEA; encoded by the coding sequence ATGATCGTCGGCACCGCAGGCCATATCGACCACGGCAAGACGGCGCTGGTGAAGGCGCTGACCGGCACCGATGCCGACCGCCTGGCCGAGGAGAAGGCGCGCGGCATCACCATCGACCTGGGCTTTGCCTATGCCGACCTTGGCGGCGGCGCGGTCACCGGCTTCGTCGACGTGCCCGGCCACGAACGCCTGATCCACACCATGCTGGCGGGCGCGGGCGGCATCGATCTGGCGCTGCTGGTCGTGGCCTGCGACGACGGCGTGATGCCGCAGACGCGCGAGCATCTGGCGATCCTGGACCTGCTGGGCCTGCCGCGCGGGCTGGTCGCGCTGACCAAGGCCGATCTGGCCGACGACGCGCGGCGCACGCAGGTCACCGCCCAGATCCGCGAGACGCTGGCGGGCAGCGCGCTGGCCGATGCGCCCATCCTGCCCGTCTCGACCGTCACCGGCGAGGGGATCGAGGCCCTGCGCGCCGCCCTTCTGGCGGCCGAGGCCGAGACCACCGCCCGCGCGGCCCTTGGTCCCTTCCGGCTGGCGGTGGATCGCAGCTTCACCCTGCAGGGCGCGGGCACGGTCGTCACCGGCACCGTGCTGACCGGCCGCATCGCGGTGGGCGATGCGGTCACCGTCAGCCCCTCCGGCATCACCGCCCGCGTCCGCGCCATCCACGCCCAGAACCGCCCCGCGACCGAAGGACTGGCAGGCCAGCGCTGCGCCCTCAACCTGGCAGGCGAGGACGTGACCAAGGACGCGCTCCATCGCGGCGACATCGTCCTGAGCCCCGCGCTGCACGCCCCCACCGCCCGCATCGACGCCCGCCTGACCGTGCTGGCCGGAGAGCCGAAGCCCATCGGCACCTGGTTCCCCGCGCGCCTCCACAGCCACGCGGCCGAGGTCGGCGCCCGCATCGTGCCCCTGTCCGATCCCATCGCCCCGGGCGAGGCCGGGCCCGTCCAGATCGTGCTGGACCGCCCCATCGCCGCGGCCATCGGCGACCGCTTCATCCTGCGCGACGTCTCGGCCAGCCGCACCATCGGCGGGGGCCGCTTCCTGGACCTGCGCCCCCCCGCCCGCAAGCGCCGCACGCCCGAACGCCTGGCCCTGATCGAGGCCGCCCGTGCCCCCGATCCTTTGACCGCTCTGCTGGCCATCGCGCCCCAGGACATGACCGTCTTCGCCCGCGACCGCAGCCTGTCCCCGGATCAGGCGCAGGCCGCGCTGGCAGCGGCGGGCGGCACGACCGTCGCGGGCCTCGCCCTGTCGCCCGCCCATCTGGACGCGCTGCGCACCGGCATCACCGAACATCTGACGCAATTCCACGAGGCCAATCCCGACCTGCCGGGCCTGGGGCGCGAGCGCCTGCGCCTGGCGCTGACCCCACGCCTGCCCAAGGACGCCTTCCTCGCGCTGCTGCGCATCGAATCCGACGCGGGCCGCATCGTCCCGGACGGCGCCTTCCTGCGCCTGCCCGGCCACGAGGTCCGCCTGTCGCCCGAGGACGAGGCGATCTGGGACCGCATCCATCCCGCCCTTCTGGGCGATCTGCGCTATCGCCCGCCCCGGGTCCGCGATTTCGCGACCGAGTTCGGCGCGGACGAAAAGGACATCCGCCGCATCCTGCGCCTGACGCAGAAGCTGGGCCGCACCGACCAGATCGCGCATGACCATTTCTTCGCGCGCGAGGTCACCGCCGCCATGGTCGCCATCCTGCGCGACGTGGCGGACGCAACCCCGGACGGCTGGTTCACCGCCCCCCTCTTCCGCGACCGGGTTCAGAACGGCCGCAAGGTCGCCATCGAGATCTTGGACTTCTTCGACCGCCACGGCGTCACCCTGCGCAGGGGCGACCTGCGCCGCCTGAACCCGCACCGGCTGGACCTATTCGGAGAGGCTTAG